A single genomic interval of Lathyrus oleraceus cultivar Zhongwan6 chromosome 7, CAAS_Psat_ZW6_1.0, whole genome shotgun sequence harbors:
- the LOC127100447 gene encoding protein PLANT CADMIUM RESISTANCE 3, with product MNLEKMGEKGGVGSWSTGFCDCFSDYTSCCLTVWCPCVSFGRVADIVDRTNSCCVQGTIFCLLGGFSPFLSLYSCIYRTKLREQYGIEGNRCKDCIASCLCPRISICQEYRELQVRGFDVSAGWKGNVQMGSRGVTAAPAVQGGMSR from the exons ATGAACCTTGAAAAAATGGGAGAGAAAGGTGGTGTTGGATCATGGTCCACCGGCTTCTGTGACTGCTTCTCTGATTACACCTCCT GCTGTCTGACAGTGTGGTGCCCCTGTGTTAGTTTTGGAAGAGTAGCTGACATAGTGGATAGAACAAATT CTTGTTGTGTCCAAGGAACAATATTCTGCCTACTTGGTGGTTTTAGTCCATTTCTGTCGCTGTATTCGTGCATTTATCGTACCAAGTTGAGAGAGCAATATGGGATTGAAGGAAATAGATGTAAAGATTGTATTGCTAGTTGTCTTTGCCCTCGCATCTCCATTTGTCAAGAGTATCGTGAACTCCAAGTACGTGGATTCGATGTCTCTGCAG GTTGGAAAGGGAACGTGCAAATGGGTTCCCGCGGTGTCACGGCGGCTCCTGCGGTGCAAGGTGGCATGAGTCGTTAG